The Halomonas sp. 7T genome contains a region encoding:
- the ftsL gene encoding cell division protein FtsL — protein sequence MNMDRIQYWVATLRTEWPFKLRMRFWPLVVSVLFLCCLATGLAIVTTTHMTRVQFAQLQQLEQEKNQLQTEWGQLLLEEGAWSTPARIEQIATERLDMRIPDVNDVEVIRP from the coding sequence ATGAACATGGATCGGATTCAGTATTGGGTCGCTACGTTGCGCACTGAGTGGCCGTTCAAGCTGCGTATGCGCTTCTGGCCGCTTGTTGTCAGCGTTCTGTTTTTATGCTGTTTGGCGACGGGGTTGGCTATCGTCACTACCACACACATGACCAGAGTGCAGTTTGCCCAACTTCAGCAGCTGGAGCAGGAAAAAAACCAGCTGCAAACCGAGTGGGGGCAGCTGTTGCTTGAGGAGGGAGCCTGGTCAACCCCCGCAAGGATCGAACAAATTGCCACGGAACGGCTGGATATGCGTATTCCCGATGTAAATGATGTCGAGGTCATTCGGCCATGA